The following nucleotide sequence is from Micromonospora sp. WMMD1120.
GCCCGACATCGGTTATCCGGCAACTCGACTCACCGCTGCGCCTTCGTTCGTGCGGAGGTCGCGCGGCACACGTAGGACCGCGAGACGATCGCGGGTGATCTGGACGGCGTCGTCGATCAGCGAGAGACGTGACCCAGTCTCCATTGCCACGCTAACGAGGCCCACGATGCCGCACAGGAGGAACCTCGCTTCGACAGTTGGGTCGGTCACTGGTGAGATGAGGTGCTTGAGCCGGGCCTCTTCGAGGTAGTCGGTGAGCCTGGCATGCCACCCGGACAAGCGGCCGCTGAAGCCCTTGTGGCCGGAGAACTGCTCGCCGAGTTTGATCGCCGCCCGAGCCAGGGGGCTGTAGAGCACGTTTGTGGTCACATGCTCGGCAACCCACAGGATCGCGTCGAGCGGGTCGTCGACGCGACGCCGGGTCCCCATGAAGACGCCCCCGGGATACGCGAGATCCATTACCGCGGACGCCAACGTCTGTTTGGTGGGGAAGTAGTAGGTGACCAGCGATTTCGAGGTGCCAGCCAGCTCTGCGATGTGTTTGATGCTCGCCTGCTCGTATCCTGCCTCGTCGAAAGCGCGAACCGCGGCCTCGAGGATCTCGGGTGCGGCGTTGTCCTCGCGATCGTCACGCAGACTTACCTCGACCGCTCGTAAAGCAGTATGCCTGGGTAAACCACTTTCGGTGATGCCCATGAGTCTTCTGATCCTCCCCGACGGAACGAAGTGCAGGGACAACTCACACGTCCAGCGACGACTTCTCGGTCGATGGACGTGGATATGAAGATCCTAGACCCTGGACGGGTGGTCAGGGCAACACCCGCCATTCCGGACGGTCGAGCGTGGAGCCCGGAGGGAGTCGGCAGGATGGGTTTACTCGATCTCCGCGCCACGTTCCGGGTTTTTCTCACCGGTCGCCAGGCCGCTACCTCAGCCGTTTCATCAGTGGCTCGTTCGGTGCGGTGCACTCAGCCGGCGCTGGACGTCCTCCCGGGGCAGAGAGAAATTGCCGTGTTCCCTGGTCGCCCGTCCAGCAAATAGCTTCCGAGCAATGCGGCAACGATGTCGCGTCTCGACGAAGGGAAGCATCAATGAGAAGGCTCATGACGACCCTGGCCGCGTTGATTGTCGCTGCGGGGGTCGCCGTCGCACCCCAGACGGCCAGTGCCGCGACCGTGGCGCCGGCCGCCAGCACCACCAAAGAGCACCGGGCGACCACCGACGTGCCGCCGATCCCGCTCGCGCCGACAGCACTCGACACCGGCGAATACGACTACTTCTGTCTGGGCGCCGATGGCAGCGGCTTCTGGCTCAGTCAGGGGGAGCCGACCACCAACTGTCACGGTAGCTACCTGTTGAAGTACATCGACGGAAATCAGGTGGGCAGCTATAACCTGGCCTACGGCGGAGGGGCCGCGCAGACGCCCCCGTGGAACACCGGATGCGTCCTGGCGCTCGCCAGCGGGGTCGCGCTTTTCATCTTCCCCCCGAGTGGAGCCACGGCGTGGGTCGTGCAGGGTGCTCTGGCTGGGGCAGGCCTTCTCGTCTCATGCGTGGTTTAGTGCGCTGACCAGAACGTGATGGTGCGGGTCAGGCTGCCACTCGTACGGCTGTCTGGCCCCACTGTCGTCGGCGTTCGGAATCGAGCGGTACGGCGGCCGCCAGATGGGACATCAGCCAGCGACGAGCGTTATCCTCTGATCGCGGCTCGCCCGGTCTGCGCCACCCATGTCCCGGCGAGGGTGACCACAAAGACGAGCGCAGCAAGCGCCCAGGCGAGCCAGGAAGGACCGTCGGGGCGTACCACGGTCCATGCAACGGCCAAGGACCCGATCAGCACCACCGACAGGGCCACCAGATAACCGACGCCTGCAACGCTGGCCGGAATGGGCAGTTGACTCCCCGTGTGCTTCGCCGCGATACGGCTGGTCAGCCCCACGCACAGGGCTGCGGCGACCAGAAAAATGCCCGCGAGTTGCTGGGACAGAAGCCCACTTGCCACGATTGTGGAGCCTGCGACCATTCCGGTTATCGCATAGAACCACCAGGGTGTGACTGCGTGGTGGTCAGTCTTATTCGACCGGGCAAACGATTCTTGTTCTTCTGCTGAGGCCCGTCCCATAACGCAAGTCAACACCTGGCCCCATGCGGTGTCAAGCGGACCGGACGGCCACCGAGTGCAGCTTCGCAAGCCACGCGACCGGCTTCCATTGTGGAGCGTCGTGGTTCTCACCGAGTTCGGAGCCGAGGCGGTTGAGCGCCGCCGCGAGATGGTGTTGCTTCACCTCCTCGGCGTCACGCGCCGACAGATTCGCGCGATCATCCAGCGTCAGCAGCCGGCCATCCGTTTACGACATCAGCTCCACAGGCCGGCGCACTCACACGTCTGACCTCTGGCCCACCGAGAGCAGGTGGCGTCAGATCTCGCCACCGCCCGGCGACGTTGCCGGCACGGCAGGGGCGGTCAGCTTGAGCCGGGGACGGTCGGCGTCCGGATGGCGCAGCTCGTCGAAGATCGTCAGCGCCTCCCGCCACGCCCGGCGCGCGCCGTCGAGGTCGCCCGCGGCCCGCAGGCTGTCGCCCAGGTTGTCCAGCACCTCCGCCTCGTCGTAGCGGTCGCCGAGTTCCCGGTGCAGCGCCAGCGCCCGCCGGTAGCAGTCCGCGGCCTCGTCGTGGTCGCCGAGGCCGTGCCGGACGTAGCCGAGGCTGTCCCAGGTCAGCGCCGCGCCGTGCCGGTCACCGGTCTCCGCGTGCAGCCGCAGGGCCTCCTGGCAGCAGCGCAGGGCCGGCTCCGGCTCGCCGAGCCGGGCGTGCATCCACCCCAGATTGTTGAGCGCCTTCGCCTGCCCGACCCGGGAACCGGTGGCCCGGTACAGGTCGAGCGCCAGCCGGGTCTGGTTCAGCGCCTCCCGCAGCCGACCCTGCCGGGCGAGCACCCAGCTCACCCCGATGTGCGTGTGCGCGCGGCCGGTGTCGTCGCCCAACTCGCGGTACAGCTCCAGGTCGCGCCGGTAGTGCCGGTGCGCCTCCTCGTGCTCGCCCGACCAGGTGCAGGCGATGGCGAGACCACGGTGCGCCAGGGCCTGACCGGCCCTGTCACCCCGGCGCAGCGCCGCCGCCAGGGCGGTCCGCTGCGCGCCGGCCAGCTCCGGCCAGTGCCCGCTGCGATCGAGGTACGTGGTGAGCGTCGCCGCCAACGTCCAGGCGTGTCGGTCCAGGCCGGTGCCCGCTGCCCGCTCCACACAGGCCAGCAGGACGTGGTGCTCGGCGGCGAACCACGCGCTCGCCCAGGCGTGCTCCGGGCGGTCGCCCACCGTCACCCCCGGCTGCGGCGGCGGCAGCGCGGCCGGCCGCGTCAGCCGGTACGGGTCGAGCAGTTGATCAGCCGCGTGCGAGCCGTGCAGGTAGTGGTCGAACAGGCGGCGCCGGGCGGCCTCCCGCTCGGCCTCGGGGTCGCTGCCGTGACACAGCTCCGAGGCGTACGCGCGCAGCAGGTCGTGCATCGCGTACCGGCCGGGAACGCGCTCGGTGAGCAGGTTCGCCCGGGTGAGGTCGGCCAGCAGCGGGGCGACCCGGGCCGGTGGCAGTCCGGCGAGGCTGGCCACCGCCGCCAGTCCGGCGTCGGGGCCCGGGTGCAGGCCGAGGAGCCGGAACAGCCGGGCCGAGTCGGCGTCCAACGCCCGGTACGACCAGGAGAAGACCGCCCGTACGTCGGTCACGGGGTCGCCGGTGGTCAGTGCGGTGAGCCGGTCCGGTTCGGTGTCGCGCAGCTCGGCGGCGAACGCCGACAGCGGCACGTCGGGCTGCCCGACGGCGCGGGCCGCGACGACGGCCAGGGCCAGCGGCAGGCCGGCGCAGCGGCGCACGATCTCGTCCAGGGCCGCCGACTCGCGCACGGCGCGCCCGCGACCGAGCCGACCGATCAGCAACTCCCGCGCCTCGGCCGGCGGCAGCAGGTCCAGCGGCACCGGGTGGGCCCCGGCGTTGACCACCAGGCCGGTGAGCCGGTGCCGACTGGTCACCACGACCAGACTGCCCGAAGACCCCGGCAGCAGGGGACGCACCTGCTCGTCGTCGCGGGCGTTGTCGAGCAGCACGAGGACCCGGCGGTCGGCGAGCAGGGTGCGGAACAGTGCGGCCTGCCCGGCCAGATCGGTGGGCATCCGCTGGGGCGGCACGTGCAGCGCCTCCAGAAAACCGCGCAGCGCCTCGCCCGGCGACACGGCCCGACC
It contains:
- a CDS encoding TetR/AcrR family transcriptional regulator, which gives rise to MGITESGLPRHTALRAVEVSLRDDREDNAAPEILEAAVRAFDEAGYEQASIKHIAELAGTSKSLVTYYFPTKQTLASAVMDLAYPGGVFMGTRRRVDDPLDAILWVAEHVTTNVLYSPLARAAIKLGEQFSGHKGFSGRLSGWHARLTDYLEEARLKHLISPVTDPTVEARFLLCGIVGLVSVAMETGSRLSLIDDAVQITRDRLAVLRVPRDLRTNEGAAVSRVAG
- a CDS encoding BTAD domain-containing putative transcriptional regulator, which produces MRWSLLGPVQVTAGGRVLPIDRPQQRAVLALLLLNPDRLVPLGQLVSALWADDPPASARTQVQVCVSRIRAALREVGADHLLTTQGGGYRLTVPAGELDLAEFTAAVERARAEEAAGRGAEAARLLRDGLALWRGPALAGAAGAFVDSAAAGLDEQRLLAYERLAAVELDLGRFAATARALRPLVAEHPLREPLVAGYLLALAGCGQQAAALRLYAQTRRHLVEELGVEPGPELSDAHLRVLRGRAPAEPAPGPPAGPRPAQLPGDPAWFTGRTAALRQLDALLPADPAEASPDGGGGGPCRAVVISAIAGTAGVGKTTLAVHWAHRVAHRYPDGQLYVNLRGFDLDGRAVSPGEALRGFLEALHVPPQRMPTDLAGQAALFRTLLADRRVLVLLDNARDDEQVRPLLPGSSGSLVVVTSRHRLTGLVVNAGAHPVPLDLLPPAEARELLIGRLGRGRAVRESAALDEIVRRCAGLPLALAVVAARAVGQPDVPLSAFAAELRDTEPDRLTALTTGDPVTDVRAVFSWSYRALDADSARLFRLLGLHPGPDAGLAAVASLAGLPPARVAPLLADLTRANLLTERVPGRYAMHDLLRAYASELCHGSDPEAEREAARRRLFDHYLHGSHAADQLLDPYRLTRPAALPPPQPGVTVGDRPEHAWASAWFAAEHHVLLACVERAAGTGLDRHAWTLAATLTTYLDRSGHWPELAGAQRTALAAALRRGDRAGQALAHRGLAIACTWSGEHEEAHRHYRRDLELYRELGDDTGRAHTHIGVSWVLARQGRLREALNQTRLALDLYRATGSRVGQAKALNNLGWMHARLGEPEPALRCCQEALRLHAETGDRHGAALTWDSLGYVRHGLGDHDEAADCYRRALALHRELGDRYDEAEVLDNLGDSLRAAGDLDGARRAWREALTIFDELRHPDADRPRLKLTAPAVPATSPGGGEI